The window TCCATAGCTTTCCCTCACCTTTGAAACAATGGTTAGGTTATGGATCCCAAGCCCAAATATGTTACTTTCAATTGTGAAATTCTTGATTTCTTCATGTATCCAGTGTTGTAACTACCACAAGGTTTTAGTTTCCCTTCTCTACTTACAAGAAAAATCTTAAGAATTTATTATAGAAAGCATTCAGTATCTTCAATTTTCACATTGTTAGACAAACTTATGTCACTGGCTTTTtcaagtgtgtatatgcatatatcacggGGTGCTCTCTTTGGGtacccatgatatatatatacacacacacacacacatatataggagtaCACCATCAGTTACaacgacaagggtcccagctgatacaatcaatggaacagactgctcgtgaaattaatgtgcaagcgaCTGAGCACTTCAGAGACAagtatacccttaacatagttctcagggacattcagtgtgacaaggctggccctttgaaatacaggtacaactcatttttgccagctgagtggactggaataatttgaaataaagtgtcttgctctaggACATAAATGCACTGCCAgcaattgaactcacaaccttacgattgtgagccacaTACcccaaccaccaagccatgcaccttcaccatacatgtgtgtatgtatgtgtatatatatatatatatatatacacacacacacacacacacacacatatatgtcaaaGATGGCTGCTGCTGATCCCTGCAGGGTTTCAGTTTGCAGCTGGTTAAGAATCAGCAGACAGTGATTGCTTTCACCACTGAAACTAAAAATATATGAACAACTACAATCTGCATATGTATGAAGTATTGTCTTCTTTGTGAAactgattattataattattgcaggctaacgagctggcagaatcgttagcacgccaggcaaaatgctgcaaaacatttcatctgtcttttacattttgagttcaaatgccactgaagtcaactttgcagtttttcccttcagggtcaatgtaacactggggtcaatttcatCAGCTTAACCCACTCCTCAAATtcctggccttgagccaaaatatgaaaccattattataattattgtaggGTAACAAGTTGGCAGCTTCGTTAGAGACCACTGGACACAATGCCTTGTGCTATTTCCCCCAAtttgttatattctgagttcaaatttccccaagGGTCAACTTAGCATGTCATCCTTTTGCAGTAAGTGccataagtaccacttgaacactggggtaTTTCACAAAAAATCTGttgtccttgtaccaaaatttgaaaccattattactgttgttgtcagATGTGACCAGGGCTGGCCTTGAACAATCCTACAGTTTGTCCATAGCTAAAAATAAAAGATCCATTAAACTCACTCTTCCAGAGTTCCTTCATCTTACCTTGTGTGGTTATATAAGCATTCTTCTGCTTGTAACCATCCACAAAATTTGCATTGATGTAATCTGAATTTGGATCTCCATCCACCATTGATATCACAACTCTGGAATGGTCGTAACACAACACATCGAGGTAACGGTTCTTGGGGAGATTGCATTTTgctctgaaagaagtaaaaaaaagtcAAAGTTGACACAGTGTAAACgtaggcttgtgtgtgtgaggtatttGAAAAAATACTTCATCTTTCATCTGGTTTAGAGAGATGCAGAAAGGCTCTGAGGAAGAATAAGCTGGTGCTGCAAAAGCAGGCAATGGATTAAGGCCATCAAACATACAGTCCATATAATAggattctgcacagtttccatttatccaGTTTTACTTGGGTTAACCTAGTGCTATGGTGGAAGACTTTTTgttttccccaaggtgccacagaacaGGATTGAACAGAAAacatgtttcaggttcagtcccactgtgcagcacttgaaacaaatgtcttctactgcaacacggggctgaccaatgcctctCTGACTAGGTTCAAACAGAGATGTACAATGGAGGGAAGAATAAAAGTGCACTGTGGCCAGCAAGGTAGAATGACATCAGATATTCTGGTCAATAAATACAGATCCTTGgctgttaaatgataatgatgatgaaattgatgatatatatatatatatatacacacacacatacatacacatgtgtgtatgtgtatcgagGGGGATAATTATAATCTAGGCTATCACTTCATTAACACATTATGCAGGATCATGGCTAATGTAGAATTCCAAAACCAAAAGATCTGTAAGACTTCAATTGATAGTAAAGCAGTGCTACTCAAAGCGGTGGTCCatgagccatcagctgccggtacgagtttccagaaaagaaagaaacattataaaatgctgatgtaatattgtattatttgtttacaaaataaagattaaaaaattgtcaacttttattatattctttatatattttgtttccggtataaattaatattagaaagaaatattaccagtccctggcacattggaaagaagaagaaaaaactgctGGTTGGCCAGATCAGATTGTTTGAGAAGCACTGTGCTAAAGGACAACACTGCACACCTCCAAGGCAAGATGCAGTTGACTTGAGATAAGCACACCCGACCACAGAGAAAGATTGGGGGACGGGGGTGGAGATCAGAAGATTAAGTCAACaccatttacaacaacaacaacacaaaaagaaAGTGACAAAGGAGAAAGTACGAAAGACTTACTTTGAAACATAAAAGGTGCCAGTTGGAGATTCTGATCTAATGTTAAGGTATTCCTGGCGCAGACCCTTCTTCCTCAACTTTCTTACATGGtcagcaagggtttctatgtcaATTCCGCTGTCATCTGCCATGTGTAAACTTTCTTCATAGGTCTGTGAATCAAGAGAGACGGGCCGACGCTTGCACGGGTGACTAGGGTCAGTAATCGGAGACTGGTTTTCATCGACAGGCGAAAATGTATCAGATGACCGCTTTCGTGTATCAGCTGCTGCTGCAGATCGTGTGTCAGCCGAGTGCATCCTCTGGACCACCACTGGCGTTTCCTTCTCCACAATCACTTCCTTCTCTGACCGAATTCGTTGCTCttcaccttctttttctttctcttcctcgttGTACTTCTCGCTGACCGTTTCTCGTGAGGTTTCCTCTGACGAGTCAAAATCACTGGCGAAGATGTTCGTCTCTGTTTCAGCAGAGTCACTCGACTGCATTGCTTCCTTCGACTCACTCACTTGCTGCAATGACTGGTTGTTGAAGTAAAAGGACATGTCGGGATCTTGATTGGTGGCCACCAAGAAACACAGCTTGAGCCAAGTGTTGTGATTAGGCACTAGATGGCCTCCCAGTTGCTTTGGGAGGGACTCGCAAGGAATATGGAAAGGCAACTCAGATACAGCCACTGTAAAGACCTGAAATTacacaggaaagaaagaaaaagacacttTTATTAGCAATGAGAGATCCCTGAAAACCCAAAGGGGCAATTTTAGAAGCCCCTACTGGAGAATTCTTTGTCTACATACAGGGATAGATAGGACAGATCAGTTTGGCACAATACACACCCGATCTTTGGGGAGGTTTCACACCAGCTCTTTCAACAAATTCTCCTGTTttcttttaaacacacacacatacacatttatttatttatttattaccaagCATTGGTTTCATGCCAACCATTGCCTAAAGATGAAATGGTTGGAAATGCTTCCAACCATTACATCAACATTGAGTTGTCAATATTACCAAAGGCGGCAAGCTtgcagaaatgcttagcggtattttgtctgccgttacatactgagttcaaattcagcctttcatccttttggggtcaattaaataagtaccagtggagtactggggtctACATAAACGTCTCACACCCttctccaaacttgctggccttgcgctagaatttgaaaccaatattaccaaAGTGCAGTGGTCATTGTGCCACCAGTTATTTGCCataaccagttacacactgtctgatgaggtaaaaatatataacagctccatttcttatatatgtgtatgtgtgtgtattatatgtacaaGAAGGTGTAGCCGTGTAGTTCTGGGTTAACCATAATTGCAAAGGCAGCCAAcaattagatgtgtgtgtgtacccatgtcTTGATTGCAATGTGAtgtttgtaaacgagcatcaACAACATACAAGCAGTCTTGCTCATTTCTAGTTTTCCATGAAAAACAGGTGAAGGTCGCAGACTGGAAGGGTGTCTGGTCATAGAAAAGCTGCCTCaacgaattccatctgacccatgcaaacatggaaaagtggccTAAAGGgatgtgtgtttatctatctatcagactGGGTATATAATACACCTCAgccacattcacacatgtatacatacacatgcacaagtatacacacacacacatccaactgGAATTCTTTACAATATGACAAATTCCATTTAAAAGGAATCAATCATTTTAAGCCcagtgaagacacttgctcaagatgggatgcagtgggattgaacacaaaaccatgtggttgcaagcaagcatcttaaccacgATGGCCATCACTGCCtagaaatacacaaataaaattaaaatggaatcaACTGAAAAATACTGACCCGATCACGTAGTTTTTCTCGTAAAAAAAGTTGTAGAATTCTAAAAGAAGCTTTAAACCAAAGAGGAGCTGCAACAATCAACACTTTTTTTAATCGAGCTGGATAGGCACCCTGGAATATAAAAGAGAGACACAGGTGTGTGTCATTGTGGTTTTGGGAAAtgaagcaaagcaggccttgctGTCCACTCAAGAAAGCACATAGAAAATGAGCCATGAGCTCTTGAGCAAACCGAGTCCTCAActttgccaaaaggtttgcaaggctCCAGCAGGCTTCAAGAAACACATTCATGTCCAAAGAACATGATTaccgctttattttactgaaccctcatttgttGTTCACAACAGaatcaactcatgccagcatagacagcaaacgttaaacaatgataatgattatatatacacacatataaatgtgtgtgtgttttgttatcaTTCTGACCATATTCAgcacaaaaattttattttttaaagttcaaactggccatatctaacctctcacacccaccctactACATCAttctaaaacaacaaacaatCGCATCACTGAAATCTTAAAGTCAGAAGATAATGCAGGACTAATTCTGACTAAAGTGAATGAATAAATGTGACATTTGATTGGGGAATTAGAATACTAAAAAGTTAATGCTCCAACATATaaaggcacatagctcagtggttagtgagttcaattcctggaccaagctgtgtgttcttgagcaagacactttatttcacattgctccagttctctcagctgcAGAAAGGAGtcgcgatgtcactggtgccaagctgtattggcctttgcctttcctttggattacatcggtggcgtggagaggggagttTGGTATGCATGTGCAACTAATGGTCCTTTATAGATAATCTTGTCCGAACTTGTGCcccagaggggaactttctaagtgcaatccgaGGGTCATTTATGACCAATGAGGGTCTTTACTCTTACTTTTAAGTTTTCCATGCAAGACTGACATAAAAACTTTGTTTCTAATACCTTAAAACCAAATAATGGGGGAAAGGGGttaaaacaattatattaatCCCAGCCTGTAACTgcttgctggtgccatgtaaatggcacccgtgTCACTGCCGGTGCCATttaatggcatgtaaaagcacccattacacttctgaagtggttggcattaggaagggcatccaactgtagaaaccctgccaaatcagactggaacctggtgcagcttcatTCAaatcatccgacccatgccagcatagacagcaaatgttaaacgacgacgacgatgattccTAGGAAGTATAAAAGGAAAGCTCAActccagtaggatttgaactcagaacataaaatgtcggaacaaatattgcaaatcaGTTTGTTTAATGCTCCAATAATACTCAGAACACCATGAACCGTAGGCTTAAGAGACTGAACTAGATTTTTAAGTATCCTTAAAAAGCAGCAAATATTCTTAAAAGGCTACCCATACCACTACtccccatgaccaccactactaccaaccaTGTCATCATtcagactaccaccaccaccatcaatttaTCAAGTTTAAACAAAACTAAGCCAAACAAGATAGTCAAACGCCAGCAGCTGTCAACACACAATAACTTACCTTTAACATATTAAGAATCTTGATACTGAGATTGTAATCGAAGTTGCCATATTTGGAATCAGTCATGTCATAAATAAAGACCAGGCCATGTTTTTGGGTTTCAAAActgcaaaagaaaacattatgtacattaatataactgaataacaataataatcttttctactatcggcacaaagcctgaaattttgagggaagcggGGAGGGCTAGTCCCCCCCCCCCGTATTTGACTGGcactgattttattttattaaccccgagaggatgaaaagtgaagctgaccttggcagaatttgaactcaaaacatacagatgaaatgctgctaagcattttgtctggcatgtttataattctgtcagttcaccattataataataataatcctttttactataagcacaaagcctggaattttggaggagggggctagttgattacatcgaccccagtatttcactggtacttaatttatcgaccccgaaaggatgaaaagcaaagtcaacccaggcagaatttgaactcagaacacagcaacaggtgaaataccaccaagcatttcatgtgtgcgaatgattctgccagattgttgccttaataataacaacaacaataataataatttctgtacaatggcaaaaaacaaagaaaaacaacaaaacaggaaACAGTAGGAAATTGAGTAAAAGAGACAaactaaataaatatcaataacagAATGGAAGCACAAAATAAGACAGGGTCTCTGAAAGGGGTGGGCAACCACATGGTGATTAGGAACAcactcttcatacacacacacacacacactaaatctCAGATTACTAGGTTACACCAAAGGTTAAGGGCCTTTTTCCAGTTCTTGCTCCCAACCTATAGCAGTAAAGTTAAAGGAGGTCCATTTAGCAACACCAGTTTGGTCACTCTCACTGAAGTCTAACACAACCCTCTCTTACTGGAGtgtaatctctctctttcctcgtCTTATTTTACGTTgattagtaaaaaagaaaaaaacctttcttctcAAACCTTTCAATTGCATCTGCAAACTTTTGGCCTTATCCACCCTCTTAAGAGCAGCTAGCCACCCTTCCTTGCCTGGAGAAAGGTGATACTGTCAGTCTTAAATACATTACGTCAATAACCAAATCCATTAtacttaataaaattattttttctaacaTGAACAAGGCTACAAATCTAGTTGAGTATAATAGGGATGCAGTCTGTTGAATTTAGTGTAGTAGAGTGTAGTCTATTCAATTTATAGTAACATAGGCATGTTGCTTAGCAGTTAGAGtatgggctcacaatcatgacatCGTAGGTTCAATTCTTGGATTGGGAAGCATGTTGttcccttcttcattttccactgcctcagtctactcagctgaaaatgactCCCAGGGACTTCCATGAGTTAACAGACTAGAGTCCTACTGAGAATGGAACTTGGTACTCACTCAGATTCCTAAAGGCTCAAAGCAGAGTTCTTGGGGTCCTGCAGCCAATTAGTCCTTTAGTTATCATATTTCTATTGGAATACAGAGTGTGTGTTCCAATCAATTTTGGATACAGCAAAGAATCCCTGTTGTTATTAAGACAGTGTTTGGAACATAGACTATCACAATATTTGGATGAAAGGGTTTCATTTAGATCACTTTCAAAGAGAAGGTTTATCATAAAACCAACGCCAGTCTCAAATAGTTTGGTATCAAAAATCAAAAGGGGTCAAACTGACCCTGTATTTAACTGGTATATATTATACTGACTCCTTGCCTCTCCCCCAAAAGGACGAAGGAGTAAAGACACTCCTTTACAAGTTTTGAAACCAGAATGTCTACGGACatcaagcaacaagaatggacAGCATTTTGCATAATCGTTCCTGTCCACAAATTCTCAATCACCATTAATCATTGCCAGGGACAACATCAAAAGTTCAAACTTTACACAAACAACAGGGCAGTGGCAGCACCATCACACAAGTAATGCAGAGGGAACAGGTTCAATGTGCAATGAAGTGCAACACAGTGAAAGGTAAAAAGTGTCAACGTTTGCACAACAACAAAGTTTggctattttaaaaaatttatttatatatttatttgaattattattattattttttagttattttccAGTCTTACCTTTCTAAAGCAGCATCCAACTGATAAATTAGCGCCTTGAGAACATTCTGGTGAGAAGTGAGGGTAGGAAAGTGATATCGTGCAGTGAAAAGGGCTATGGCAGCTCCACCACTATCACGGCCACCCTAGgtgtttagaaagaaagaaataaagaaaaagaaaagaaaaaggaaaaaaaaagaaaaaattggaacAAAGTAACGGAATAAAACGGATTAAAAGAGCAGACAtaggaaacaaaatttaaaagacgtatacatacacatatatgcacacacacacacacatatacatttgtatgtacatgcatatatgcatttgtatacacacatacacacacacacagatacaaatatgtatgtgtacacatatacaagtatatatatatatctacacatatgtatagctttattcatgtatgtatggatacacacacatatatacaggtgtatgtatatatacaaaaaaacatctatacacatacatacatatggaggcaaataatacacacacacatatataaatatatgtgcacacacacacatgcacgcacatacacgcaaatataagtgaaaacaaatatttatatgaaattggGTGAGAGGAAAATGGTAACATGCATTAATGTCTGATAAATTAAGTGACTgaatgacaacaacaagaacaaaaatgataataataataataataataataataaacagaaaaaaaaattgattctgGGGCTACGAAGGAAAGCTTTCGCCTGCAACAGTTGCTATGGCAAATGTGATACTGATGGATTTTAGGAATGGAActtgtgtgtgttctatatggtgaatgtgatgattgtaatggtgacaatgatggtACTGGTAATAAAAATGATCTTGATGGTTATGggggcagtgatgatgatgatgatgatgaccacttCAGCTCATAaatggaatgaaaagaaaaatgcattATAGGCCCTGCTTATTCCAGTTTTTTCGTCTGACAATAACAGCAGCCAACACCACTGCATCCATGTCCAACATCCGTCTCTACTCCACACACAATCAAGCAAAGATGCTGATGACTGCTTGTAGCCATCCCACTACAATTTGCTAACCCCCCCCCTAACACTGCTGCCTGCAAAACACAATCGTGACAAACCTCAATGGTCAACTGACAACTGGAACTTAGCTCTGGTTTCATGCAAAAAGAGCTTTCTTCTCCTGCAATTAACCTCCTGCCTCTGATCACGTTAGCAAAAGGACAGTTTCTATGGGGTCATCTTGATAACTGTAAAGAAGTGAGGGGATGGATTTGGGTTAGGGGTAGTAAATGATCTAATAACCCTTTCCAATAGTATTTCTGGTAACCTTTCAGCCCCGTCATGTACCAGTTGGGTGAACATGCAATCCAGAAACATTCCAGACTCATCAAGGAACTTGACAAGGCAACTAAAGGACTGTGAAGACAAAGTCCTACCATTCAACATAGACATGTGTTAGCAATCTCAGGAAAAAAGGGTTACATAGACTCAGATACAAAACAATCTGGGGAAGGAACGTATGGAAGCAGAGAGATCCTGCAGCAGGATGAGGGTTTAAAGTACtagttattgatgatgatgatgaaaaggaggaggaaatagAGACAAAAGATGACTGGGAACTTGTGACAACCTGCTCAAAGCCAAAGAGCAGATTTCTGGATGAGACTGCCAGCAATAAGATGACTTGATGTTGGAATGGCACTGGGGACAGACAGAACCATAAATGCTAAAAGACAGGTCTAGAAAGATTGGGAGAGAGTGAAGAGCAAGGATTAAAATCAGATTACTAGAAGATATGCTAGAcgtgagatatatacatatatgcatatatatatatatatgcatatatatatacatatatatatatatatatatatacatatatatatatatacatatatatatatatacatatatagagacacgagacagatagacaaaccatcaacacaaggaaaagggatggaccacgcaccacctgccccaaaac of the Octopus sinensis linkage group LG16, ASM634580v1, whole genome shotgun sequence genome contains:
- the LOC115220389 gene encoding tyrosine-protein phosphatase non-receptor type 9 isoform X2, with the translated sequence MARKFDIRRALDLYRCHQLTREGEDLLYLDINDKFLQEELQTEKFTILGGRDSGGAAIALFTARYHFPTLTSHQNVLKALIYQLDAALESFETQKHGLVFIYDMTDSKYGNFDYNLSIKILNMLKGAYPARLKKVLIVAAPLWFKASFRILQLFLREKLRDRVFTVAVSELPFHIPCESLPKQLGGHLVPNHNTWLKLCFLVATNQDPDMSFYFNNQSLQQVSESKEAMQSSDSAETETNIFASDFDSSEETSRETVSEKYNEEEKEKEGEEQRIRSEKEVIVEKETPVVVQRMHSADTRSAAAADTRKRSSDTFSPVDENQSPITDPSHPCKRRPVSLDSQTYEESLHMADDSGIDIETLADHVRKLRKKGLRQEYLNIRSESPTGTFYVSKAKCNLPKNRYLDVLCYDHSRVVISMVDGDPNSDYINANFVDGYKQKNAYITTQGCLSRTTGDFWRMVWEQKCLVIVMLTRIMERNRLKCEQYWPLETDTYETYDHFVVHNSCVKQSSDYQVSTLILKNNKTGEERVIQHMQFIRWPDYGVPHKAEAFLQFLSKVRTLQAEAVQDLGDSWHGHPLGPPIVVHCSAGIGRTGTLITIDINIHRLEDIGTVNTYQTVRKIRSQRAFSIQVPDQYVFCHLALIEYAVNTGQLQNKWLDLESDSDSDD
- the LOC115220389 gene encoding tyrosine-protein phosphatase non-receptor type 9 isoform X1 produces the protein MAVKLRQEEELKVKKFIEEVNYYYIQNGKQPLPWKTAVKFLMARKFDIRRALDLYRCHQLTREGEDLLYLDINDKFLQEELQTEKFTILGGRDSGGAAIALFTARYHFPTLTSHQNVLKALIYQLDAALESFETQKHGLVFIYDMTDSKYGNFDYNLSIKILNMLKGAYPARLKKVLIVAAPLWFKASFRILQLFLREKLRDRVFTVAVSELPFHIPCESLPKQLGGHLVPNHNTWLKLCFLVATNQDPDMSFYFNNQSLQQVSESKEAMQSSDSAETETNIFASDFDSSEETSRETVSEKYNEEEKEKEGEEQRIRSEKEVIVEKETPVVVQRMHSADTRSAAAADTRKRSSDTFSPVDENQSPITDPSHPCKRRPVSLDSQTYEESLHMADDSGIDIETLADHVRKLRKKGLRQEYLNIRSESPTGTFYVSKAKCNLPKNRYLDVLCYDHSRVVISMVDGDPNSDYINANFVDGYKQKNAYITTQGCLSRTTGDFWRMVWEQKCLVIVMLTRIMERNRLKCEQYWPLETDTYETYDHFVVHNSCVKQSSDYQVSTLILKNNKTGEERVIQHMQFIRWPDYGVPHKAEAFLQFLSKVRTLQAEAVQDLGDSWHGHPLGPPIVVHCSAGIGRTGTLITIDINIHRLEDIGTVNTYQTVRKIRSQRAFSIQVPDQYVFCHLALIEYAVNTGQLQNKWLDLESDSDSDD